A genomic segment from Geitlerinema sp. PCC 7407 encodes:
- a CDS encoding aspartate ammonia-lyase, which yields MTEPSAYRIEKDSMGERQIPESAYYGIQTLRATENFPISGLKPLPTYVEACVLIKKAAAIANGQLGCISAEMAQAIVQAADEVLAGSLREQFVVDVYQAGAGTSHHMNVNEVLANRALELLGDQKGNYGRVSPNDHVNYGQSTNDVIPTAIRVGGLLALERTLIPALTEAITALDAKADEFQNIIKSGRTHLQDAVPVRLGESFRAWAQILMDHLVRIETAATDLTLLGLGGSAAGTGLNTHPQYRFRVAEILGELIDQPLKPAPHLMAAMQSMGPFVAVSGTLRNLAQDLAKISHDLRLMDSGPKTGFKEIQLPPVQPGSSIMPGKYNPVMAEMTSMVCFQVMGYDAAIALAAQAGQLELNVMMPLIAYNLIQSIEILGNTIAALTERCLKGITASEERCLAYAEGSLALVTALNTHIGYLNAAAVAKESLETGKSLRQIVLEKGLMDEATLAEVLNLAEMSQMPPNQA from the coding sequence ATGACTGAGCCGAGCGCCTACCGCATCGAAAAAGACTCTATGGGAGAGCGGCAGATTCCTGAGAGTGCCTACTATGGCATTCAAACGCTGCGGGCGACCGAGAACTTCCCCATCAGTGGCCTCAAGCCGCTGCCGACCTACGTCGAGGCCTGCGTGCTGATCAAGAAAGCCGCGGCGATCGCCAACGGACAGCTCGGCTGCATTTCGGCGGAGATGGCCCAGGCGATCGTCCAAGCCGCAGACGAAGTCCTGGCGGGCAGCCTGCGAGAGCAGTTTGTGGTGGACGTTTACCAGGCAGGGGCCGGCACCTCCCACCACATGAACGTCAACGAAGTCTTGGCCAACCGGGCGCTAGAGCTGCTGGGAGACCAAAAGGGCAACTACGGGCGCGTCAGCCCCAACGACCACGTGAACTACGGCCAGTCCACCAACGACGTGATTCCCACGGCGATCCGGGTGGGCGGCCTGCTGGCCCTTGAGCGGACCCTGATTCCGGCGCTTACCGAGGCCATCACCGCCCTCGACGCCAAGGCCGACGAATTCCAGAACATCATTAAATCTGGCCGCACCCACCTCCAGGATGCCGTGCCCGTTCGCCTGGGCGAGTCCTTCCGGGCCTGGGCTCAGATCCTGATGGACCACCTAGTGCGCATCGAAACGGCGGCCACTGACCTGACCCTGCTGGGTCTGGGCGGCAGCGCGGCGGGCACCGGCCTCAACACCCATCCCCAGTACCGCTTTCGCGTCGCTGAGATCCTGGGAGAGCTGATCGACCAGCCCCTCAAGCCCGCCCCCCACCTAATGGCCGCGATGCAGAGCATGGGGCCCTTTGTGGCGGTGTCCGGCACCCTGCGCAACCTGGCCCAGGACCTGGCCAAGATTTCCCATGACCTGCGTCTGATGGACTCCGGCCCCAAAACCGGCTTTAAAGAAATCCAGCTGCCGCCCGTGCAGCCCGGTTCGTCCATCATGCCCGGGAAATACAACCCCGTGATGGCGGAAATGACCTCCATGGTGTGCTTCCAGGTGATGGGCTACGACGCCGCGATCGCCCTTGCCGCCCAGGCTGGCCAGCTCGAGCTCAACGTGATGATGCCGCTGATCGCCTACAACTTGATTCAGAGCATCGAGATTTTGGGCAACACCATCGCCGCCCTGACCGAGCGCTGTCTCAAGGGCATCACCGCCAGCGAGGAGCGCTGCTTGGCCTACGCCGAGGGCAGTCTGGCCCTGGTGACCGCCCTCAACACCCACATTGGCTATCTCAACGCTGCGGCCGTCGCCAAGGAATCTCTGGAAACCGGCAAGTCTCTGCGCCAGATCGTGCTCGAAAAGGGCCTAATGGACGAGGCAACATTAGCCGAAGTCTTGAATCTGGCCGAAATGAGCCAAATGCCGCCGAATCAAGCCTAG